A portion of the Streptomyces coeruleoprunus genome contains these proteins:
- a CDS encoding cobalamin B12-binding domain-containing protein, translating to MGVTGPIRVVVAKPGLDGHDRGAKVIARALRDAGMEVIYTGLHQTPEQIVDTAIQEDADAIGMSILSGAHNTLFVRVLELLKERDAEDIKVFGGGIIPEADIPPLKEKGVAEIFTPGATTASIVDWVNANVRQPAEA from the coding sequence ATGGGTGTGACCGGTCCGATCCGCGTGGTGGTGGCCAAGCCGGGTCTCGACGGCCACGATCGCGGCGCGAAGGTGATCGCGCGAGCGCTGCGGGACGCCGGCATGGAGGTCATCTACACCGGACTGCACCAGACGCCGGAGCAGATCGTGGACACCGCCATCCAGGAGGATGCGGACGCGATCGGTATGTCGATCCTGTCGGGTGCGCACAACACGCTCTTCGTGAGGGTCCTCGAGCTTCTGAAGGAGCGCGACGCGGAGGACATCAAGGTCTTCGGCGGCGGGATCATTCCGGAGGCGGACATCCCGCCGCTGAAGGAGAAGGGCGTCGCCGAGATCTTCACGCCGGGCGCGACGACGGCGTCGATCGTCGACTGGGTCAACGCGAACGTCCGCCAGCCCGCGGAGGCCTGA